The Elephas maximus indicus isolate mEleMax1 chromosome 19, mEleMax1 primary haplotype, whole genome shotgun sequence genome contains a region encoding:
- the PIK3R5 gene encoding phosphoinositide 3-kinase regulatory subunit 5 isoform X1: MQPGATTCTEDRIQHALERCLHGLSLSRRSTSWSAGLCLNCWSLQELVSRDPGHFLILLEQILKKTGEVQEKGTYDLLAPLALLFYSTVLCTPHFPPDSDLLRKAASTYHRFLTWPDPYCSICQELLTFIDAELKAPGISYQRLVRAEQGLPTRSQRSSTVTVLLLNPVEVQAEFLAVADKLSSPGHSPHSAYITLLLHAFQATFGAHCDLPGLHCRLQSKTLAELEDIFMETAEAQELASGIRDAAEARQWLRTKLQAVGEKAGFPGVLDTANPGKLHTIPIPVARCHTYSWSQDSFDILQEILLKEQELLQPGVLRDNEGEEEEEDEEDLDTDGHCAQRDSLLSTSSEASGDSALSLASSQASGPALSSQLLTSFVSCLSDGMDSGYVEDSEESSPEWPRKPSRQERRGHRRPGQKFNRIYKLFKSTGQLVLRRDSRTLEGSADLGLPLRRAESLCSPLDGLGLLPARAQRSLSLPPAKLSAQLPSWLLAPASRRQPRRPFLSGDEDPKASTLRVVVFGSDRISGKVARAYSNLRRLENNRPLLTRFFKLQFFYVPVKRGQGTGSSACPVSPSQTPPVPTDSPRHPSPAQLDSVPWEESTNDISHYLGMLDPWYERNVLGLMHLPPEVLCQQSLKPESRPLAGSAAPLPILADMLLYYCRFAARPVLLQVYQTELTFSTGEKTTEIFIQSLELGHSAATRAIKASGPGSKRLGIDGEREAVPLTLHIIYSKGAISGRSRWNNMEKVCTSVNLSKACRKQEELDSNMEALTLTLTEVVKRQNPKSKKGFNQITTSQVKVDKVQIIGSNSCPFVVCLDQDERKILQSVVRCEISPCYKPEKSSLRPPPQRATYPLAQASPDLCSLLCLPIMTFSGALP, translated from the exons ATGCAGCCAGGGGCCACGACGTGCACGGAGGACCGTATCCAACACGCCCTGGAGCGCTGTTTGCACGGGCTCAGCCTCAGCCGCCGCTCCACCTCCTGGTCAG CTGGGCTGTGTCTGAACTGCTGGAGCCTACAGGAGCTGGTCAGCAGGGACCCAGGTCACTTCCTTATCCTCCTTGAGCAGATCCTGAAGAAAACTGGAGAG GTCCAAGAGAAGGGCACCTATGACCTCCTCGCCCCCCTGGCCCTGCTCTTCTACTCTACTGTCCTCTGT acgccacacttcccGCCTGACTCAGATCTCCTTCGGAAGGCAGCCAGCACCTATCACCGGTTCCTGACCTGGCCTGATCCCTACTGTAGCATCTGCCAGGAACTGCTCACCTTCATTGATGCTGAACTCAAGGCCCCAG GAATCTCCTACCAGAGGCTAGTGAGGGCTGAGCAGGGCCTGCCCACTAGGAGTCAACGCAGCTCCACTGT CACCGTGCTATTGCTGAACCCAGTGGAGGTGCAGGCTGAGTTCCTTGCTGTGGCCGACAAGCTGAGCTCACCCGGACACTCGCCCCATAGTGCCTACATCACTCTGCTGTTGCACGCCTTCCAGGCCACCTTTGGGGCCCACTGTGACCTCCCAGGCCTCCACTGCAGGCTGCAG TCCAAGACCCTGGCAGAGCTTGAGGACATCTTCATGGAGACCGCAGAGGCACAGGAGCTGGCATCTGGCATCAGGGATGCAGCTGAGGCCCGGCAGTGGCTCAGGACCAAGCTGCAGGCGGTGGGAGAAAAAGCCGGCTTCCCTGGCGTCTTAG ACACTGCGAACCCTGGCAAGCTCCACACCATTCCCATCCCTGTGGCCAGGTGCCACACCTACAGCTGGAGCCAGGACAGCTTCG ACATCCTGCAGGAAATCCTGCTGAAGGAACAGGAGCTGCTCCAGCCGGGGGTCCTGAGGGACAATgaaggggaggaagaagaggaggacgaGGAGGACTTGGACACCGATGGGCACTGTGCCCAGAGGGACTCTCTGCTCTCCACCAGCTCAGAGGCCTCAGGTGACTCTGCCCTGTCGCTGGCCTCCTCCCAGGCCTCAGGGCCTGCCCTCTCCAGCCAGTTGCTGACCTCCTTCGTCTCCTGCCTCTCCGATGGCATGGACAGCGGGTATGTGGAGGACAGCGAGGAGAGCTCCCCCGAGTGGCCCCGGAAGCCCAGCAGACAGGAGCGCCGGGGCCACCGCAGGCCCGGGCAGAAGTTCAACAGGATCTATAAACTCTTCAAGAGCACCGGCCAGCTGGTGCTGCGGCGGGACTCGCGGACCCTGGAGGGCAGCGCGGACTTGGGCCTCCCACTACGGCGGGCTGAGAGCCTCTGCAGCCCCCTAGACGGCCTGGGCCTGCTCCCTGCCCGAGCCCAGCGCTCCCTCTCTTTGCCCCCGGCCAAGCTTAGCGCCCAGCTGCCCAGCTGGCTCCTGGCCCCCGCCTCACGCCGCCAGCCCCGCCGACCCTTCCTCAGCGGGGACGAGGACCCCAAGGCCTCCACCCTCCGTGTCGTGGTCTTCGGCTCAGATCGGATTTCGGGCAAGGTGGCACGGGCATATAGCAATCTGCG GCGGCTGGAGAACAATCGCCCTCTCCTCACCCGGTTCTTCAAGCTGCAGTTCTTCTATGTGCCTGTAAAGAGGGGCCAGGGGACTGGATCCAGTGCCTGCCCAGTGTCTCCGAGCCAGACACCCCCAGTCCCTACGGACTCACCAAGGCACCCCAGCCCTGCA CAGCTGGACTCAGTCCCCTGGGAGGAGAGCACCAATGACATCTCCCACTACCTTGGCATGCTAGACCCCTGGTACGAACGCAACGTGCTGGGCCTCATGCACCTGCCCCCTGAAGTCCTATGCCAG CAGTCTCTGAAGCCGGAATCGCGCCCCCTGGCGGGATCTGCCGCCCCGCTGCCCATCCTGGCCGACATGCTGCTCTACTACTGTCGCTTCGCCGCGCGGCCAGTGCTGCTGCAGGTCTACCAGACGGAG CTGACCTTCAGCACAGGGGAGAAGACCACGGAGATCTTCATCCAGTCCCTGGAGCTGGGTCACTCTGCTGCCACCCGGGCCATCAAGGCTTCAG GTCCTGGCAGCAAGCGGCTGGGTATTGATGGCGAACGGGAGGCCGTCCCTCTAACACTACACATTATCTACAGCAAG GGGGCCATCAGTGGACGGAGTCGCTGGAACAATATGGAGAAGGTCTGTACCTCTGTCAACCTCAGCAAGGCCTGCCGGAAGCAGGAAGAGCTAG ACTCCAACATGGAGGCCCTGACGCTAACCCTGACAGAGGTGGTAAAGAGGCAAAACCCCAAATCCAAGAAGGGCTTCAACCAG ATCACCACGTCGCAGGTCAAAGTGGATAAGGTTCAGATCATCGGCTCCAACAGCTGCCCCTTCGTGGTGTGTCTGGACCAGGATGAGAGGAAGATCCTACAAAGTGTGGTCAG GTGTGAGATCTCACCCTGCTACAAACCAGAGAAGAGCAGCCTCCGCCCACCACCCCAGAGGGCCACCTACCCGCTGGCCCAGGCCTCACCTGACCTCTGCTCCCTCCTCTGCCTGCCCATCATGACTTTCAGCGGAGCTCTGCCCTAG
- the PIK3R5 gene encoding phosphoinositide 3-kinase regulatory subunit 5 isoform X3, with translation MQPGATTCTEDRIQHALERCLHGLSLSRRSTSWSAGLCLNCWSLQELVSRDPGHFLILLEQILKKTGEVQEKGTYDLLAPLALLFYSTVLCTPHFPPDSDLLRKAASTYHRFLTWPDPYCSICQELLTFIDAELKAPGISYQRLVRAEQGLPTRSQRSSTVTVLLLNPVEVQAEFLAVADKLSSPGHSPHSAYITLLLHAFQATFGAHCDLPGLHCRLQSKTLAELEDIFMETAEAQELASGIRDAAEARQWLRTKLQAVGEKAGFPGVLDTANPGKLHTIPIPVARCHTYSWSQDSFDILQEILLKEQELLQPGVLRDNEGEEEEEDEEDLDTDGHCAQRDSLLSTSSEASGDSALSLASSQASGPALSSQLLTSFVSCLSDGMDSGYVEDSEESSPEWPRKPSRQERRGHRRPGQKFNRIYKLFKSTGQLVLRRDSRTLEGSADLGLPLRRAESLCSPLDGLGLLPARAQRSLSLPPAKLSAQLPSWLLAPASRRQPRRPFLSGDEDPKASTLRVVVFGSDRISGKVARAYSNLRRLENNRPLLTRFFKLQFFYVPVKRGQGTGSSACPVSPSQTPPVPTDSPRHPSPAQLDSVPWEESTNDISHYLGMLDPWYERNVLGLMHLPPEVLCQQSLKPESRPLAGSAAPLPILADMLLYYCRFAARPVLLQVYQTELTFSTGEKTTEIFIQSLELGHSAATRAIKASGPGSKRLGIDGEREAVPLTLHIIYSKGAISGRSRWNNMEKVCTSVNLSKACRKQEELDSNMEALTLTLTEVVKRQNPKSKKGFNQVKVDKVQIIGSNSCPFVVCLDQDERKILQSVVRCEISPCYKPEKSSLRPPPQRATYPLAQASPDLCSLLCLPIMTFSGALP, from the exons ATGCAGCCAGGGGCCACGACGTGCACGGAGGACCGTATCCAACACGCCCTGGAGCGCTGTTTGCACGGGCTCAGCCTCAGCCGCCGCTCCACCTCCTGGTCAG CTGGGCTGTGTCTGAACTGCTGGAGCCTACAGGAGCTGGTCAGCAGGGACCCAGGTCACTTCCTTATCCTCCTTGAGCAGATCCTGAAGAAAACTGGAGAG GTCCAAGAGAAGGGCACCTATGACCTCCTCGCCCCCCTGGCCCTGCTCTTCTACTCTACTGTCCTCTGT acgccacacttcccGCCTGACTCAGATCTCCTTCGGAAGGCAGCCAGCACCTATCACCGGTTCCTGACCTGGCCTGATCCCTACTGTAGCATCTGCCAGGAACTGCTCACCTTCATTGATGCTGAACTCAAGGCCCCAG GAATCTCCTACCAGAGGCTAGTGAGGGCTGAGCAGGGCCTGCCCACTAGGAGTCAACGCAGCTCCACTGT CACCGTGCTATTGCTGAACCCAGTGGAGGTGCAGGCTGAGTTCCTTGCTGTGGCCGACAAGCTGAGCTCACCCGGACACTCGCCCCATAGTGCCTACATCACTCTGCTGTTGCACGCCTTCCAGGCCACCTTTGGGGCCCACTGTGACCTCCCAGGCCTCCACTGCAGGCTGCAG TCCAAGACCCTGGCAGAGCTTGAGGACATCTTCATGGAGACCGCAGAGGCACAGGAGCTGGCATCTGGCATCAGGGATGCAGCTGAGGCCCGGCAGTGGCTCAGGACCAAGCTGCAGGCGGTGGGAGAAAAAGCCGGCTTCCCTGGCGTCTTAG ACACTGCGAACCCTGGCAAGCTCCACACCATTCCCATCCCTGTGGCCAGGTGCCACACCTACAGCTGGAGCCAGGACAGCTTCG ACATCCTGCAGGAAATCCTGCTGAAGGAACAGGAGCTGCTCCAGCCGGGGGTCCTGAGGGACAATgaaggggaggaagaagaggaggacgaGGAGGACTTGGACACCGATGGGCACTGTGCCCAGAGGGACTCTCTGCTCTCCACCAGCTCAGAGGCCTCAGGTGACTCTGCCCTGTCGCTGGCCTCCTCCCAGGCCTCAGGGCCTGCCCTCTCCAGCCAGTTGCTGACCTCCTTCGTCTCCTGCCTCTCCGATGGCATGGACAGCGGGTATGTGGAGGACAGCGAGGAGAGCTCCCCCGAGTGGCCCCGGAAGCCCAGCAGACAGGAGCGCCGGGGCCACCGCAGGCCCGGGCAGAAGTTCAACAGGATCTATAAACTCTTCAAGAGCACCGGCCAGCTGGTGCTGCGGCGGGACTCGCGGACCCTGGAGGGCAGCGCGGACTTGGGCCTCCCACTACGGCGGGCTGAGAGCCTCTGCAGCCCCCTAGACGGCCTGGGCCTGCTCCCTGCCCGAGCCCAGCGCTCCCTCTCTTTGCCCCCGGCCAAGCTTAGCGCCCAGCTGCCCAGCTGGCTCCTGGCCCCCGCCTCACGCCGCCAGCCCCGCCGACCCTTCCTCAGCGGGGACGAGGACCCCAAGGCCTCCACCCTCCGTGTCGTGGTCTTCGGCTCAGATCGGATTTCGGGCAAGGTGGCACGGGCATATAGCAATCTGCG GCGGCTGGAGAACAATCGCCCTCTCCTCACCCGGTTCTTCAAGCTGCAGTTCTTCTATGTGCCTGTAAAGAGGGGCCAGGGGACTGGATCCAGTGCCTGCCCAGTGTCTCCGAGCCAGACACCCCCAGTCCCTACGGACTCACCAAGGCACCCCAGCCCTGCA CAGCTGGACTCAGTCCCCTGGGAGGAGAGCACCAATGACATCTCCCACTACCTTGGCATGCTAGACCCCTGGTACGAACGCAACGTGCTGGGCCTCATGCACCTGCCCCCTGAAGTCCTATGCCAG CAGTCTCTGAAGCCGGAATCGCGCCCCCTGGCGGGATCTGCCGCCCCGCTGCCCATCCTGGCCGACATGCTGCTCTACTACTGTCGCTTCGCCGCGCGGCCAGTGCTGCTGCAGGTCTACCAGACGGAG CTGACCTTCAGCACAGGGGAGAAGACCACGGAGATCTTCATCCAGTCCCTGGAGCTGGGTCACTCTGCTGCCACCCGGGCCATCAAGGCTTCAG GTCCTGGCAGCAAGCGGCTGGGTATTGATGGCGAACGGGAGGCCGTCCCTCTAACACTACACATTATCTACAGCAAG GGGGCCATCAGTGGACGGAGTCGCTGGAACAATATGGAGAAGGTCTGTACCTCTGTCAACCTCAGCAAGGCCTGCCGGAAGCAGGAAGAGCTAG ACTCCAACATGGAGGCCCTGACGCTAACCCTGACAGAGGTGGTAAAGAGGCAAAACCCCAAATCCAAGAAGGGCTTCAACCAG GTCAAAGTGGATAAGGTTCAGATCATCGGCTCCAACAGCTGCCCCTTCGTGGTGTGTCTGGACCAGGATGAGAGGAAGATCCTACAAAGTGTGGTCAG GTGTGAGATCTCACCCTGCTACAAACCAGAGAAGAGCAGCCTCCGCCCACCACCCCAGAGGGCCACCTACCCGCTGGCCCAGGCCTCACCTGACCTCTGCTCCCTCCTCTGCCTGCCCATCATGACTTTCAGCGGAGCTCTGCCCTAG
- the PIK3R5 gene encoding phosphoinositide 3-kinase regulatory subunit 5 isoform X2 encodes MQPGATTCTEDRIQHALERCLHGLSLSRRSTSWSAGLCLNCWSLQELVSRDPGHFLILLEQILKKTGEVQEKGTYDLLAPLALLFYSTVLCTPHFPPDSDLLRKAASTYHRFLTWPDPYCSICQELLTFIDAELKAPGISYQRLVRAEQGLPTRSQRSSTVTVLLLNPVEVQAEFLAVADKLSSPGHSPHSAYITLLLHAFQATFGAHCDLPGLHCRLQSKTLAELEDIFMETAEAQELASGIRDAAEARQWLRTKLQAVGEKAGFPGVLDTANPGKLHTIPIPVARCHTYSWSQDSFDILQEILLKEQELLQPGVLRDNEGEEEEEDEEDLDTDGHCAQRDSLLSTSSEASGDSALSLASSQASGPALSSQLLTSFVSCLSDGMDSGYVEDSEESSPEWPRKPSRQERRGHRRPGQKFNRIYKLFKSTGQLVLRRDSRTLEGSADLGLPLRRAESLCSPLDGLGLLPARAQRSLSLPPAKLSAQLPSWLLAPASRRQPRRPFLSGDEDPKASTLRVVVFGSDRISGKVARAYSNLRRLENNRPLLTRFFKLQFFYVPVKRGQGTGSSACPVSPSQTPPVPTDSPRHPSPALDSVPWEESTNDISHYLGMLDPWYERNVLGLMHLPPEVLCQQSLKPESRPLAGSAAPLPILADMLLYYCRFAARPVLLQVYQTELTFSTGEKTTEIFIQSLELGHSAATRAIKASGPGSKRLGIDGEREAVPLTLHIIYSKGAISGRSRWNNMEKVCTSVNLSKACRKQEELDSNMEALTLTLTEVVKRQNPKSKKGFNQITTSQVKVDKVQIIGSNSCPFVVCLDQDERKILQSVVRCEISPCYKPEKSSLRPPPQRATYPLAQASPDLCSLLCLPIMTFSGALP; translated from the exons ATGCAGCCAGGGGCCACGACGTGCACGGAGGACCGTATCCAACACGCCCTGGAGCGCTGTTTGCACGGGCTCAGCCTCAGCCGCCGCTCCACCTCCTGGTCAG CTGGGCTGTGTCTGAACTGCTGGAGCCTACAGGAGCTGGTCAGCAGGGACCCAGGTCACTTCCTTATCCTCCTTGAGCAGATCCTGAAGAAAACTGGAGAG GTCCAAGAGAAGGGCACCTATGACCTCCTCGCCCCCCTGGCCCTGCTCTTCTACTCTACTGTCCTCTGT acgccacacttcccGCCTGACTCAGATCTCCTTCGGAAGGCAGCCAGCACCTATCACCGGTTCCTGACCTGGCCTGATCCCTACTGTAGCATCTGCCAGGAACTGCTCACCTTCATTGATGCTGAACTCAAGGCCCCAG GAATCTCCTACCAGAGGCTAGTGAGGGCTGAGCAGGGCCTGCCCACTAGGAGTCAACGCAGCTCCACTGT CACCGTGCTATTGCTGAACCCAGTGGAGGTGCAGGCTGAGTTCCTTGCTGTGGCCGACAAGCTGAGCTCACCCGGACACTCGCCCCATAGTGCCTACATCACTCTGCTGTTGCACGCCTTCCAGGCCACCTTTGGGGCCCACTGTGACCTCCCAGGCCTCCACTGCAGGCTGCAG TCCAAGACCCTGGCAGAGCTTGAGGACATCTTCATGGAGACCGCAGAGGCACAGGAGCTGGCATCTGGCATCAGGGATGCAGCTGAGGCCCGGCAGTGGCTCAGGACCAAGCTGCAGGCGGTGGGAGAAAAAGCCGGCTTCCCTGGCGTCTTAG ACACTGCGAACCCTGGCAAGCTCCACACCATTCCCATCCCTGTGGCCAGGTGCCACACCTACAGCTGGAGCCAGGACAGCTTCG ACATCCTGCAGGAAATCCTGCTGAAGGAACAGGAGCTGCTCCAGCCGGGGGTCCTGAGGGACAATgaaggggaggaagaagaggaggacgaGGAGGACTTGGACACCGATGGGCACTGTGCCCAGAGGGACTCTCTGCTCTCCACCAGCTCAGAGGCCTCAGGTGACTCTGCCCTGTCGCTGGCCTCCTCCCAGGCCTCAGGGCCTGCCCTCTCCAGCCAGTTGCTGACCTCCTTCGTCTCCTGCCTCTCCGATGGCATGGACAGCGGGTATGTGGAGGACAGCGAGGAGAGCTCCCCCGAGTGGCCCCGGAAGCCCAGCAGACAGGAGCGCCGGGGCCACCGCAGGCCCGGGCAGAAGTTCAACAGGATCTATAAACTCTTCAAGAGCACCGGCCAGCTGGTGCTGCGGCGGGACTCGCGGACCCTGGAGGGCAGCGCGGACTTGGGCCTCCCACTACGGCGGGCTGAGAGCCTCTGCAGCCCCCTAGACGGCCTGGGCCTGCTCCCTGCCCGAGCCCAGCGCTCCCTCTCTTTGCCCCCGGCCAAGCTTAGCGCCCAGCTGCCCAGCTGGCTCCTGGCCCCCGCCTCACGCCGCCAGCCCCGCCGACCCTTCCTCAGCGGGGACGAGGACCCCAAGGCCTCCACCCTCCGTGTCGTGGTCTTCGGCTCAGATCGGATTTCGGGCAAGGTGGCACGGGCATATAGCAATCTGCG GCGGCTGGAGAACAATCGCCCTCTCCTCACCCGGTTCTTCAAGCTGCAGTTCTTCTATGTGCCTGTAAAGAGGGGCCAGGGGACTGGATCCAGTGCCTGCCCAGTGTCTCCGAGCCAGACACCCCCAGTCCCTACGGACTCACCAAGGCACCCCAGCCCTGCA CTGGACTCAGTCCCCTGGGAGGAGAGCACCAATGACATCTCCCACTACCTTGGCATGCTAGACCCCTGGTACGAACGCAACGTGCTGGGCCTCATGCACCTGCCCCCTGAAGTCCTATGCCAG CAGTCTCTGAAGCCGGAATCGCGCCCCCTGGCGGGATCTGCCGCCCCGCTGCCCATCCTGGCCGACATGCTGCTCTACTACTGTCGCTTCGCCGCGCGGCCAGTGCTGCTGCAGGTCTACCAGACGGAG CTGACCTTCAGCACAGGGGAGAAGACCACGGAGATCTTCATCCAGTCCCTGGAGCTGGGTCACTCTGCTGCCACCCGGGCCATCAAGGCTTCAG GTCCTGGCAGCAAGCGGCTGGGTATTGATGGCGAACGGGAGGCCGTCCCTCTAACACTACACATTATCTACAGCAAG GGGGCCATCAGTGGACGGAGTCGCTGGAACAATATGGAGAAGGTCTGTACCTCTGTCAACCTCAGCAAGGCCTGCCGGAAGCAGGAAGAGCTAG ACTCCAACATGGAGGCCCTGACGCTAACCCTGACAGAGGTGGTAAAGAGGCAAAACCCCAAATCCAAGAAGGGCTTCAACCAG ATCACCACGTCGCAGGTCAAAGTGGATAAGGTTCAGATCATCGGCTCCAACAGCTGCCCCTTCGTGGTGTGTCTGGACCAGGATGAGAGGAAGATCCTACAAAGTGTGGTCAG GTGTGAGATCTCACCCTGCTACAAACCAGAGAAGAGCAGCCTCCGCCCACCACCCCAGAGGGCCACCTACCCGCTGGCCCAGGCCTCACCTGACCTCTGCTCCCTCCTCTGCCTGCCCATCATGACTTTCAGCGGAGCTCTGCCCTAG